The following DNA comes from Pseudophryne corroboree isolate aPseCor3 chromosome 8, aPseCor3.hap2, whole genome shotgun sequence.
cacatcctgtaacacggCAATTAGGAGGTgaattgctggtactttatctccatccacattatctctctctgaGGTTTAGTACATAAACCCCATTATCTGTTGATCACAGGTGATTATCAGACAATAGCTGCTAAAGGGACTCATAATTTGAAAGAAGTCACTCCTCTCTTTCATATTTGAGCTACAGTACCTTACATTTGCAAGTGTAATAATGGCTGTGATAGGGCACATGGTGCACTCCCACCTATATATGGAAATGTTTGTTTTCCATAGCGCAATGTAACATTGTCTGGTGATCAGGGTAGGTGAAGAGATGGTATGGCAGGGCTATTGCAATGGGTGCTGTGTCCTGGGAGACACTCTGGGGGAGTGCCTAGCATTCCCGAAGATACTGGGCGGATCATGGAAACTCATGTGTGTGCACTGATGCCTCCTACCCTGTGAGAGGAGCCAAGTGCTACatgtagggtggtcttcagtttgccagctgtcgggatcccggcgcacagtatcccggagcaggaatcccgacagccgacaaaccaacactttttctccctcttgggggtccatgactcccctggagggagaatagatagcgtggcgcgccactgtgcccgcaaggggctcatttgcgctcaccactctgtcagtatgccggcggtcgggattccggcgccggtatgctggacgcctggagcccggccgccggcataccctactacacccctacacataatgtcacagtgcagtaccttactcctgtcactgaggaggagtcagcaatttggtgtcacccctcatagGGTAACAACTGGAGCAAGGGATAAGAGATAGGGGGACTGTACTTATAAGAATGCCACTCTGTCAGATGTCTCCACTGGAAGTGACAATGATATGGTCCCAGAAGATGCTGGAGCCATAGCAGCTGTTGGGAGTAGGTAAGGCACTGGtgcgcagggcagtagagagcctggttgggcccaggtacttttcaggggacatggcctaatcacaggtgtggccgtgcacccttagaaaaaattaCAGAAAACAAATAATTTTAACCACTTCCCTAGCCATACTGCAGccaaacacacagcagcgtgtgctgggctgagaagaaaagctgccgCTGCTGCTTCCAGGTGAAGGGGTTGGGACCTggtcccccactgggcccctccatcagacctgaacCCAGGTAATTTGTATCCTatcccccctctctcggcgccactgctaATGGGCCACCAGGTACAATAAGTCAATATTATAACATACAGTACACTCTATCAATGTCTGCATGATTAATGTTGACAATTCTCATGTCGACATAATTAACATTGACATTATGAATAtcgacatatcataccacacccatataaATCTATTGTGATATAATGATTTTCCTCTAACTTGTTATGAACATGCTGTAACATGTGGAGATTCATATGATTGTAAACATATTCTGCAGCTAGGCACAAATCAAATATGTTGAAACTGTTTCAATATGTGATTATTTATTGTATGAATTTATAAAGTGAAATGGGAACCATAcagctgtcttttttttttacagatacagAAGAACTTGAATTAATTGTAGGGATTGTACATATATTAAAAGCTATTTAACACTGTGGTTTGGGAACAGCTTTAACCCATGAAAAACAGTGCTGGCACAGACTTTGTAAATAAAATATTGCATTTCCAAATGAATCATTGTTACTGTATGAAAAAATAGAAACCGAAACACTGATCATGGTGCCAgtgtattttttgttgtttttttaataaaatgttGCAAGTGATGATGCATTCCATATTAGTCGCTGTACATTTTATAAAAAATAtgttttatgggccctacacattaggcaattggccgctgaggtgcccgacggccgacccggcggcagaGGAGTGGAGTGACggggaacttcactcccccgtcacccagccccatagccctgcatgctaatatggacgagattgaccatattggcctgcatgtgtaAGCGACCTGGCACcatcgatgaacgagtgcggggctgtgcataattcattgttggtgcctacacactgaacgatatgaatgagttctcatttattaataaataagaacgttcatatcgttcagttagatctttCAGTGTCTAGGGCCCATATCTGTGGTTTtactatattactatatatattcaTATGTTTGTTAGTAAGTTTACCACTAGCAGTAGCAAATAATTATAATTTACAGTATGATTTTCATTCAGCATTATGCAttacaaaataaagtaaaattCAGCAATAAAAGAGTTTTACAACACCATCTTCTGATATTTTTAGTATTTGTTCtatcaccctgcacctgtcacaaccaatgcagttcctctttcctgcctggggtgtcgctctctgctctggtgcttttgGCACACTCTCTATCTCAGATACAGACTAGAGAGTGCTAGAGGCACCAGAGCAGAGTGCGACACCCCAGGTAGGAAAGAGGAATTGAATGGGTTGCGACAGGTGAAGGGTGCTAGAATGAATCATATAttttgtacatatacagtattttcAAATTTCACATACACTGGTCAACACACaataaagtaaaaataataaaGATCTGTTCTAAATCTGCAAAAGACTATATATTTTCATATCCTAAACAATCTACAGATGAAAGGTTACCCTATACTACATAGCAGCCAGCACTATATTATGGGCCTTAAAAATTCTGCAGTGATTCACCTTCTTTAAAACTGGCCATGTCAATTGCAATCTGGTGTCAGGTCATTCTACTTTAGAGACAAAAGTCTGATTGTTCTGATTGATCCAAGCTTATTTCACAGAATTAGAAAGCCTCTATTTCATCAATACTGTTTTTGCCCTGTGTTTACTTTGTTCTAAATATGCCCAAATCCGCTTGCATGGTCCACGTGGCATATCAGAATTAGGAATCATCAATGCAGCCGAAGAACACTTCCAAATGTTTTGTTCTAATCATTTAAACATATCCCGTGAGGCTGTACCCACTTGTCTGTCTCTTAGAGTTCTGAGCCACGCTGCTAGCATTTGGTTCTTTGTCTGCAAGCAGAGCTCTGCCCTGATATCTGTTGTAAAAGCCTTGGTCAGGTTCCTTAGGTGGGCAAGAGGCACAGAGAATAGCACCTCCAAATACAGAAAATATTGAAGACATGATGCCAATATAGAGTCCAGTACCAATTTCATATCTCTGTGCATCAGGAAGCAATGGATTGTAAAAGTCTTGAAGAATAGAGTGCAAATTCCAGCATACGGGCACAAGACAAATAACTCCCCCCATTATGAAGACAGCCCCACCAGTCACTGCCAGTTTATCCTTACCAGGGTTGTCTTGGTTAAAAATGGTACATTTCATGCCAAATACTGTAAAGAGGGTGGCAAGGGAAGATAATACACAAGATGTGATCATGAGGGCCTGAGCAGCCTGAATTTCTTGGGGCAGTCCAAGCATAGAATTATATATATCACACTGGGTGATTCCAGTGCTAAACACAGCACATTCCATCCACAGACCTTTGTTAAAGCCTACAGCTGTCACAATACTGGCACCAACATATGAACTAACCTTCCATTCAGGTAGGAGTGTAGCTATGACAGCACCAATAAGACCCAAGACAGCCATGAAATAGCCCATCATCTGTACTCCAACAGAAGTCATATTGATGTATGTTCTTTTCAGGACTATTCCTTTATTGTCAGCAAACAGTAGCCAAGTAATCAGAAGAAATCTCCCAATTTTCTTATTTCTGCAACTTTATGTGGGTATTTTTAGTTGGTTGATCTCACTGTAGAAAACTGGCTGTTCATAGTAAGTAAGATGtcctcatatatactgtatattctttttGTCCGGCTGTTACTTTCTCATTTGACAACAAGTTAAATTACAGGCTGTGTCTTGCTTCCAGCTGTCTTGATGTCACGTTGAGTCTGGTTTATATTGAGAGTAATTGTGAAGAGCTAAGGACATAGGGGAGGAGGATGGTGGAAGCAGGGGGTTGGCTGGGGGTTAAATATTCACTAGCatcaattgatttataaaatgcTCCTTGACCGTGTTATCTCTGGAACTTAGAAATCAAACAGACCCCCGCCCGAGTCCTATGATATCCTGCCAGAGAAACTTACCTACATTGTGCAACCCACCTCCACCTTGCAATTTTGCCCACACAATTTATCATTATAGCATGCAATATCCTCAGTGCATCATGACTTTGATTGCCTTGATTTCCTTTGATATCCTCTTCATTATTGCTTTGGGATAATTCTGTCACATCGTACAAGGTGTAGTCTCatgatgtaaaaataaaatagtGTCACTTGTGAGAGAGAAAATTTAGTTCCTGAATGATATACTCCTGTTTATTGCAGAATACCATATCTTGACTCTTTGGTTAATTTCTACACCTTGAATTCACTGCATTTACTGAATCCCAGCTGTGTTGGCTTCCATGCTCTAACTTGCTGCAAAGTAGTAGAGGAAAGTACATAAATTTTGTATTTTATGTAATTCCCTCTGGAATTTAGACACTAATCTGCATTGTTCCCTTGCTCAATGCTTTTTCATTAATTCCTGAAAATATTTAACCCTTTCTCAATAAATTATCTGCTTTATTATACAACACcaagatttacacacaaaaaaatCATCCTGAACacccatatactgtaagtgacaaAGAAGATAACAGAGCAGTGTAAAAGTCTGTTAGCAAAGAATTGGAGGCAGTTAAATGGTGTCAAATGGTTGGTTTTTAGAACATTTCTAAATGATGGAAAATGTTAGTGTTATGAAACTCCTGCATGATTACATAAGACCCCTAAAGCCACTAGGGAATGTTTTCTGCCTATAACAACTGCCCATTTTGTCCTTGGTTCTTTATATACACACTGGTACTTAagattcaaaggaagagaagtataataactcaaggacatacactaaaactggagggaggtaggttcaggggaaatttaaggaaaattacTTCAAGGaaaaggtagtggataagtggaagaacctcccatcagaggtggtagaggctaaaacagtagagaaatgtaaacatgcttgggataggcatattcttacaaagaactaaggatcaaatagggttgaggtcacCTAAAGGATAAAAATTAAAGATGAGCAGTTTGGATTCCTTGGAATCCAAGCCAGTCCAAACTTCTGGTATCTGAGTCAATCCGAGCcatggcttgggttttcccaccagactcataTTCCAAATTGAGGCAAATCATCATCACCCcagtgtcagattctcgtgggttttggattcaatataaggggGCCGCGACTCAGTGCCATTTCAGTCCAGACCAGGCATGCTACTGTATGCTGCAATCTGCTCTGTTTAAAGTGGCTGcaaagactccatacaagtggctgtactgtttccatacaagtggttgtgctgtatCCATCCATACAAGtgtttgtgctgtgtccagactgcatatacaagtgactgtgctgccTATGTCCATCCAAAAGTGCCTATGCTGTTATCAATTAAGTGGCTGTCTAGTGTCCATCTGCTTCAGTGCTGACAACACACCTGtcaagtgtccatctgctccagtgctgcgaTGCACCTATCCAGTGTCCATCAACTCCAGTGCTGCCAATGAACCTATtctgtgtccatctgctccagtgctgccaatACAACTTCCCAGTGTTCATCCGCTCCAGCGCTGACGATGCTCAGTGATATGTTCAGTGTCCATATTCGCCAGTGCTGATGATGCACCTGTTCAGGtgtcatctgctccagtgctgctgatgcacctgtccagtgtccatctactccagtgctgatgacgcacctgtccagtgtccatcagctccagtgttaaaaaaaagtaaaagtagTTTAACAAAAGTTTAAAAACAtaaagaaagtttatcttttgtgcTGTAcctcactgtgtatccataacatagaaGTACTGTGActagtgtgtatccataacatacaagtactgtgactttgtaAGCCATGCCCCACTGTGTATccttaacatacaagtactgtgacgacTGTGTATCTGtaatatacaagtactgtgactttgcaagCCATGATTCACAGTGTAtccaagtactgtgactactgtgtatcaataacatacaagtactgtgtaaAGAAAGCACTTAAGGTGATAAATCGTCTGCGCAAAAACAACCAGGCAGCCTTGTCCAGCAGATTCAAATAATGAGCGTCCCTCCAATTACACTCGTAAAATTATCTAGGAAAATGTAGTTATGAATCCACTATAACAAGGCGCCACTTCAAAATTGTGCGGCCATCACTCCTTGAGAAAGACCCTGATTacaggggttgaaacgcgttggctgtatgGTGTTGCTGACCCCTTGGTTCCAGAAGCTGTTTGGAGAGCACTGAACGGTACCTGTACGCTTCTTCCGAAgttgcctacccgggtggacttACTTTGGATATTTAACAATGCTTGTTTGAGAACTGTTTATTCATCAGTTCTCTACATCATCTTGTAATTGTTTTAGTCCTCTGGGGACATTTAATGGAACCATAGTGGGAACTTCTCGTATTATGTACATCTATGTGTGTTTTGTAAAATTCATGTATTATATTGACATTACTACACATGAGAATTTATTTCTCCTTACATATGCTGAGCATGTGAGATCCAGGGCTCTGAAGCAAAGAGGAGATTGGTGTACACATAAGGAACGTAAATATATTTCAAATATCTCCACCACAGAGTGATGGCCGCACAATTTTGAGGTGGCACCTTATTATAGTGGATTCATAACTACATTTtccaacatacaagtactgtgtgatttataaaaaaaaaggttCAAGTAAATATATAATACTATTAATCTGTAGTTTTTGTACAAATTGAGTGTGTTCATCAATATGAATAGCAACGATCAGTCAAGAGAACAGCAGGAGCAGCAAGGAAATACTAGTGTTGCAACTGCTGCAATCAGTCATGATGATGATATTAGTCCTTCAACGTCATCTAAACATGATACTCAAGTACATAGAGgatctaagtcagggcatctaaaataaaatattaagtggtaaagaaaaaaatactCCTATTAAAGAGAAAGTGTAGTGCAGAAACACATAAATTTGGCAACataccattcaccacatgcagtagcAAGGAAGGACTAAAGCCTTGGCCTTTATGTATAAGTAGTGGTTCTGCAACAGTCAGTGAAGCATCTTCATCTGCCTCTAATGGTGATGCAAGAccctttcactcagagtctagaagaggtgtaaacccccccccccccactaaggcagtagaataaACTATGTATTCAAAACCATCACACATCCCTAAGGAAAGTCTAGGAGTGTCCATtaaatttctcacactgtccttatAGAGAAGCATATAGTATTTCacattccaccatttctgcaccatctgcacatttgATGTCACAATGGGCTGAGGATGGGGCTCCGACGAGTGGGCGTCAACTGAAAGTGCGGATATCCCTGCAGGAAGAAAACAAGGCCGAATGTAGTTCTTTCTCATATACTTTGGAGTTGAAAGATGAGCCACCTGAAGAGTAGAACTTTAAGACTAGAGAATGAATGCTTGTACAGCGTGGATGGAGGATACTGAAGATTGAAGAATGAATGCTTAATTATTGTAACTGAAGAACGAAGACTTAAAAGCTTGATAAATGTGGCTGAAGAATACTGGGGACTTGAAGACTTAAATAATGGATGTTCAATAAACAAgattgaagaactgtgaagaatgaaGACTGGAATGATGAATGCTTGTTAAACGTGGCTGAAAAACACTGCAGACTTGAATAATGGATGCTCAATAAACAagattgaagaacactgaagaatgaggACTGGAATGATGAATGTTTGTTAAATGTAGCTGAAGAACACTAAAGACTTGAAGACTTGAATAATGGATGCTCAATTaacaaaactgaaaaaaaaaacctaaagaaTGAGGACTGGAATGATGAATGCTAGTTAACCgtagctgaagaacactgaagacttGAGGTAAGCCTCCGGATTCTGACATGTGAGGAACACATGAGGAGAGCACATGGCGAGGAGAACATAATAAAAATTGagaatgcttgtgtggaagtggaacagaatgagggagatactgtatgtgtgtactacTGACAGTATCTGACAGTAAAGATAAGGATGTTGATTATGATGTTTGTGTAAAGGGggttactcacggagcgatattctaagcaatctgattagattgcttagaattcaagcattatcgctccatgtgtagcccctacaacgatagcgatgcgcagccccgcgcatcgctatcgctggtgctagattggcctgcatgcaagccaatctagcaggtcactcacttcacccgctgggtgaaatgagcagcccccctccccccccgtcttcccccgcacactcagcacacattgcgctgtgctgaacggcgggagagatgtgtgctgagcggttcgcacagcacacatctctcccacattggcccgtctatatgggccttaagtcagCTACCAGTAGCTGCAGTTCtttcccatgataaaaagaaagccattgtaatgcctgggcaaaaaAGCCACCtcctgggtgtggaattatttttaccaaaatcctgacaatgtttgtgaaggcatctgctccatttattgaggccaaagttagtagagatagGGATGTTAGCCATGTAGGCACCTAGTCCATGTTACGTTATTTGCGgctagttcatgaaatttattttagaaGATTATGTATAATGTAATTAATACCCTCGCCATCAACCTCCACATTAGTGATTGGAGAAAGTCCTGCCAAATTTTTTTTTGTGGGGcctaaacaaagcaagcacttcaaccTCAAAAGTgttagtccctgtcactgaagtgcctggtttgttaaactgtgcctagcctttttaatatcaaacataaaagTAAGTAGCAGGGCTCAAGGAGAATtttatcttgcaccactttttttcttttcaaaatggGCTGTAATTTTGAGGGGCATTAGGGATGGTTGCATAGATTTTTTTATTGGTTATATGTGGTCTGTTTTCATTATGGGCTGCATTTTTGGGAGGCATTGGTGACTGTTTTACTCTtttattggggtaattcagacctgatcgtagcaccacatttgttagcagttgggcaaaacaatgtgcactgcaggtgttgcagacataacatgttcagagatagttataccgctttcagatcgcaaatgctggatcccacccggaaagagaaatgtgtccttaccgggtgggatccggcatttgctctgctttgctggctttccgacccggcaaaataccgggtcggttgccatagcagcaggggggcgcagcagcagcaggggcttgggtgaaggcagcgctgggagatgagctcatctcctgcgccacctctacctatgctgtgaatgggagtcgtgttgcatcgacacggctcccattcacactgcacctgacccgatattcaacccgggaataacccttcttatataccgggttgaattactgggtcaggcgtcccgctaattcgggcaaagtgctttcacacagcacactgacccgtgtcgacacggcaatatgccgcgtcgataccgggttatttgtgcgatgtgaaaggggtatagtgtCACAGACCTGGAACGGGGGAGTTGGGTACTTGGAGATTCTTCCGATGGGCGGGAAGAAAAACCGGAGCTGGGTCAAAATAAAgacggccggatgtaggtcttctacaTGCTGATTTATAGATAACTAATTCTTTGAGAACAATGCCAAAGAACACTGAGTGAAGAAATGAGAAATGTcttgtgaatgacactgaagaacacggggtgaagaaatgagtgatgattcgtaagcgatgctgaagaactctgaatgaagaattgaatgatgacttgtgaatgatgctgaagaacactgaatgaataaatgagtgatgacttgtgaacaatgctgaagaacactgaatgaagaaatgagtaatGACTTGTGAAtggtgctgaagaacactgaatgaagaaatgagtgatgacttgtgaacagtgctgaagaacactgaatgaagaaatgagtgatgacgtgaacgatgctgaagaacactgaatgaagaaatgagtgatgacttgtgaacgatgctgaagaacactgaatattggaagcactggaactcagtgagagctgggaaacacactgtaaatgctggaagcactggaactcagtgagagctgggaaacacattataaatgctggaagcactggaactcagtgagagctgggaaacacattgTAAATGCTGGAAGCACTTGaactcagtgagagctgggaaacaGACCACCATGAACAGCAGCATGAGCCTGGGAGTAGCTTGtgcagcgacgatactcaggcaccggaggtTTGCCCGGCACCTcattttgaacttcccgccctgctCTGATTGGTGAGGGACTCCGGCTCACGCCATTGGCCCATTCCGCCCACATGGATGCTGGGCACAATGGCAATACCCATGGACCGGAGAGATGCCATCCACATGCTGGGACCCGAAGCCCACCGGGGGCAGACCACTCCGGAGACCCAGCACGCAGCGAAGGGGTAAGCGACGGCCGCCACTCCCTATCTGTgaaagttagatttgtgtgggttattttgtttctgtgcagagtaaatactgcctgctttatttttacactgcaatttagatttcagtttgaacacaccccacccaaatctaactttctctacacatgttatatctgccacccctgcagtgcaatggggggtcattccgagttgttcgctcgcaagcggattttagcagatttgctcatgctaagccgccgcctactgggagtgaatcttagcatcttaaaattgcgaacaatgtattcgcaatattgcgattacacacctcgtagcagtttctgagtagctccagacttactcggcatctgcgatcatttcactgcttgtcgttcctggtttgacgtcacaaacacacccagcgttcgcccagacactcctccgtttctccggccactcctgcgttttttccggaaacggtagcgtttttccccacacgcccataaaacggcctgtttccgcccagtaacacccatttcctgtcaatcacattacgatcgccagaacgatgaaaaagccgtgagtaaaaatcctaactgcatagcaaatttacttggcgcagtcgcagtgcggacattgcgcatgcgcattaagcggaaaatcgctgcgaggcgaagatttttaccgagcgaacaactcggaatgacccccatgattttgcccaactgctaacaaatttgctgctacgatcaggtccgaattacccATATTGTCTTTTTGCTGCTAGGCCCCACCTCACAGAGAATTTGGACCATACATTTGCCAGTGCCTACCACAATCAGTCAATGAACCAATCaatctttttattttcatttaatttTATTGTCTTTTGCTGCTACAGTAGGCCTCACAAATAAAAGTTCATTCATATCAGTGTCTTCCCAAGTCGATGCAGTTGCAAATGCCTACAACAgtcaatcaatttttttttattcttctttttctATTGACATAATAAATTTAAGCGTGGTGATTTCCCCTCCCGGACTGGGCGGTTGGCGGCCGGCTGTACACACTGAGTAATATGACtgttcatatcactcagtgacgtctcgcagcggccgtgcatgcagctcctggacgacagtccagattgagcatgcatgcaccacGACACCTTGGGTAATTAACGACTCGCGGTGTCGTGCATAGGTAGTtgtcgccggcatacacacttcgtgagaaagtgaacgacgtcgctaaggaagggagaaaatgagcgacgttgttcattttatcggcaagtgtgtttgCACCttaaggtcctctgcttttctcaatctataccacatctcttggcaactaatcagctcttttggatttcattatcatctgtatgtggatgatactcaaatccccagatttgtcaccattgcATTGGGCAGTATcagtgaatgcctttctgccatttcatcttggatgacatctccccACTTCAAACgtaatatttctaaaacagaattAATGATATGTCCACCGGCCAATAAAAATTACCAATATGATACTTTtctccatgcgctacaagtcgcgttacacataacgcatGAGTGCCGTGTGACCCGAAAGCGCAGAGGGTCTTTTGCAGctgaaatgcatcttagatgcaatgtaATATAATAGTACATGCAAGCAACTTtagctgattaaaatgaaatgcagcatgcctatattctatctgTAAGAGTGGCTCTATGGGCATCTGAAAttaaatgttacagtgttttccaggaacacAATGTAGCATAGaactttgtatgcaaatacagttgcagtcacacacagaatataggcatgctgcatatcattttaatcagcagaagctgctcgtgcgacttattgcattacattgcatctaagacGCATCTTTGCGGCAAAAGACCCAAAAAAGACGCTCTGCGCTACCAAGTCCCACCATGGCATGGGGCAACTCGAAGGGCTGTTTAGTGTGCCTGCAGCAAGGACATAAGAGGACACGTctgtatctctatcactgttgataactcaacaatccatactacaccacaagctcgctgcctagggggtatatttactaagattcgtaattgtcgggatttggagggagattaaatacgaatgacatcaaatgtgcgaatttgcaactttttaaatgttttacgcctcatttactatgctgtcgtattcctcattttcgtgttttccgatgtcgatgtaattcgtaattttgggcagtgttttacgggaatgattagtaaaacactgccgaacttaacacaatgaatcccggaaggaactgtgagatccgtgcagggcttcattgtgtaccttaaaagaagtgtaTAAAGTGtt
Coding sequences within:
- the CLDN2 gene encoding claudin-2 — protein: MTSVGVQMMGYFMAVLGLIGAVIATLLPEWKVSSYVGASIVTAVGFNKGLWMECAVFSTGITQCDIYNSMLGLPQEIQAAQALMITSCVLSSLATLFTVFGMKCTIFNQDNPGKDKLAVTGGAVFIMGGVICLVPVCWNLHSILQDFYNPLLPDAQRYEIGTGLYIGIMSSIFSVFGGAILCASCPPKEPDQGFYNRYQGRALLADKEPNASSVAQNSKRQTSGYSLTGYV